A DNA window from Paenibacillus andongensis contains the following coding sequences:
- a CDS encoding MetQ/NlpA family ABC transporter substrate-binding protein translates to MAKKGFYSIVSLFAVLSVILAGCGAKSSTEASSSPKAAATAATTAAPTSAPTEAPKKEVTLTIGSAEIPHSEILNFVKPKLKEQGINLVVKVTDEGLLNQLLKDKQIDANYFQHVPYFDSVKTEKGFDFVNPIKVHVEPIGFYSTKLKSKDDIKDGAKIGIPNNPSNEYRALVLLQQQGLIKLKDGLTTYQATPKDIVSNPKNLKFVEAEAPTLARSLQDLDGAVINTNIIIEAKIDPKTALFREDANSPYANVITVRKGDENRDEIKKLGAALTSPEVKKFIQDKYGVAVVPAF, encoded by the coding sequence ATGGCTAAAAAGGGATTCTATTCTATCGTTTCATTATTCGCAGTTCTTAGTGTTATCCTTGCTGGGTGCGGTGCCAAGAGCAGCACGGAGGCATCAAGCAGCCCCAAAGCAGCTGCAACAGCCGCAACTACGGCAGCACCAACCAGCGCTCCAACAGAAGCACCAAAAAAAGAAGTTACTTTAACCATCGGATCCGCAGAAATTCCGCACTCTGAAATCCTTAATTTCGTTAAACCGAAGCTAAAAGAACAAGGAATTAACCTCGTCGTTAAAGTCACCGATGAAGGTCTGTTGAATCAGCTGCTTAAAGATAAGCAAATCGACGCGAACTACTTCCAACATGTGCCTTACTTCGATTCGGTTAAAACTGAAAAAGGCTTCGACTTTGTGAATCCGATCAAAGTTCACGTTGAGCCAATCGGTTTCTACTCCACCAAGCTTAAATCGAAGGATGATATTAAAGATGGCGCGAAAATTGGTATTCCGAACAACCCCTCCAACGAATATAGAGCGCTTGTACTCCTTCAGCAGCAAGGATTAATCAAGTTGAAAGACGGTTTGACTACCTACCAAGCAACGCCTAAAGACATTGTCAGCAATCCGAAAAACCTAAAATTCGTGGAAGCTGAAGCCCCTACATTAGCTAGATCCTTACAAGATCTTGATGGCGCGGTTATCAACACGAACATTATTATTGAGGCGAAAATCGATCCAAAAACAGCCTTGTTCAGAGAAGATGCAAACTCTCCTTACGCCAACGTAATTACCGTTCGCAAAGGCGACGAAAACCGCGATGAAATCAAAAAACTGGGAGCTGCTTTGACCTCTCCTGAAGTGAAAAAATTTATCCAAGACAAGTACGGAGTAGCAGTAGTTCCTGCCTTCTAA
- a CDS encoding methionine ABC transporter ATP-binding protein yields MIVIKNLNKTYRTSQSVFTALENVNLEIEKGDIFGIIGFSGAGKSTLIRCLNRLEEPDSGSIEIEGKVITDLSEKNLRQARLKIGMIFQQFNLLDSKTVFENVAFPLKVAGHPKSYIRQRVREILELVELSDKENAHPSQLSGGQKQRVGIARALANEPDVLLSDEATSALDPQTTYSILELLKDINRKLNLTIVLITHELDVLQHICKNFAVIEKGKIVEQGTVDQFFLHPESDTAKKFVKIIDFYRSKHHVEERVRVSI; encoded by the coding sequence ATGATTGTCATCAAAAATCTTAATAAAACATATCGAACATCCCAGTCAGTTTTCACTGCCTTAGAGAATGTCAACCTTGAGATCGAAAAAGGGGATATCTTTGGCATTATAGGCTTTAGCGGTGCAGGCAAATCAACACTAATCCGATGTCTGAACCGGTTGGAGGAGCCTGACTCCGGGAGCATTGAGATCGAAGGCAAGGTCATTACAGATCTGTCTGAGAAAAACCTGCGCCAAGCTAGGCTGAAAATCGGCATGATTTTCCAACAATTTAACCTCCTTGATTCCAAGACTGTATTTGAAAATGTGGCCTTCCCGTTGAAAGTTGCCGGTCATCCCAAATCGTACATTCGCCAGCGTGTTAGAGAAATACTGGAGCTTGTAGAACTAAGTGACAAAGAGAATGCCCATCCATCCCAGTTGAGCGGAGGTCAGAAGCAGCGGGTTGGCATAGCCAGAGCTCTCGCGAATGAGCCAGACGTACTGCTCAGCGATGAAGCGACATCAGCGCTTGATCCTCAAACGACTTACTCGATTCTAGAACTGCTAAAAGACATCAACCGTAAGCTTAATTTGACCATTGTGCTGATCACCCATGAACTCGATGTGCTGCAGCACATTTGCAAAAACTTTGCGGTTATTGAGAAAGGTAAAATCGTTGAACAAGGAACCGTGGACCAATTTTTCCTACATCCAGAAAGCGACACTGCCAAGAAATTCGTAAAAATCATTGATTTCTACCGCAGTAAGCATCACGTCGAAGAAAGGGTGAGAGTTAGCATATGA
- a CDS encoding MFS transporter: MSERASGLNKTYAMQLATIFVGFIIFGISENIKGPAIPLIQYDFSLDEKQLGSLLSLNAFGYLIACAFTAYLTRKLGVKAVSLLAFGTMLISGILIFFSRSYPIFSSSYFLMYIGNGMLEIALAILGARIFVKNTGTMMNLSHFFYGLSSIAAPMLASGLMSVSLFGHMVDWRGMYLIMLSLSVLPMIPAFLGSFPGDNLPHEEKTPLKTLIRDPAIWLIVLILTSGVVSEMAVGGWLVNFLEKAYKWESVSASGMLSAFFLCFSLGRLLLGPVTDKIGFNLSLIIFSGFSSVSTFLAIWGGESFAFLFAVAGIGISLIYPTVMAFIARRYPHSSETAITFAVTLMGIGSVIGNYAIGAITNGIKNLYGSEGEMALVRGLQAGYGFIGLCALICALSGIILYKYLKARKELI; this comes from the coding sequence ATGAGTGAACGAGCAAGTGGCTTAAATAAAACGTATGCTATGCAGTTGGCAACCATCTTTGTGGGATTCATTATTTTTGGAATATCAGAAAATATTAAAGGTCCAGCAATTCCGCTTATTCAATACGATTTTAGTCTGGATGAGAAGCAGCTTGGCTCCCTTTTGTCACTCAATGCGTTTGGTTATTTGATCGCCTGCGCCTTTACGGCGTACTTGACCCGTAAATTGGGTGTCAAAGCTGTGAGCCTTCTTGCCTTCGGGACTATGCTGATTTCGGGAATCCTTATCTTTTTCTCCCGCAGCTATCCGATTTTCTCCTCGTCTTATTTTTTGATGTACATTGGCAATGGTATGCTTGAGATCGCTCTTGCCATTCTTGGAGCTCGTATTTTTGTCAAAAATACCGGCACAATGATGAATTTGTCCCATTTCTTTTATGGGCTCAGTTCTATTGCAGCCCCCATGCTTGCATCAGGTTTGATGTCGGTGAGTCTGTTCGGGCATATGGTAGACTGGCGGGGGATGTATCTCATCATGCTTTCCTTGTCCGTACTGCCGATGATTCCAGCATTTCTCGGCTCTTTTCCGGGTGACAATCTGCCGCATGAGGAGAAAACTCCGTTAAAAACGTTGATACGCGATCCTGCTATTTGGCTAATCGTACTCATTCTTACGTCTGGTGTCGTTTCGGAAATGGCGGTGGGAGGATGGTTGGTCAATTTTCTGGAAAAAGCCTATAAGTGGGAATCCGTTTCTGCATCCGGCATGTTGTCCGCGTTCTTCTTATGCTTCTCGCTTGGAAGACTTCTGCTGGGACCAGTCACAGATAAGATCGGGTTCAATCTATCCCTCATTATTTTCTCTGGATTTTCCTCAGTAAGTACCTTCCTCGCGATCTGGGGAGGAGAGTCATTTGCATTTCTGTTCGCTGTAGCTGGAATAGGAATTTCGCTGATTTACCCAACGGTCATGGCCTTTATTGCTAGGAGATATCCACACAGCAGTGAAACTGCCATCACATTTGCCGTTACCCTCATGGGTATAGGGAGCGTTATCGGTAACTATGCGATTGGGGCTATCACCAACGGCATCAAAAACCTCTACGGATCAGAAGGGGAAATGGCGCTGGTGCGCGGACTACAAGCGGGATACGGATTTATCGGACTTTGTGCGCTCATCTGTGCGTTATCAGGCATTATCTTGTATAAATATTTGAAAGCACGCAAAGAGCTGATATAA
- a CDS encoding LLM class flavin-dependent oxidoreductase, producing MSRKRQIKLSAYLVGTGMHVASWRHPEAQADASIDIDYYKHLAQIAERGKFDIAFIADSLAINEESHPNILTRYEPITLITALAGATSKIGVVATASTSYVEPFNLARQFMSVDHISKGRAGWNIVTTRDLSGNTALNFNGSEHFEHSYRYKRAEEFIDVIKGLWDSWEDDAFIRDKESGQFFDRSKLHKLDHVGEFFSVQGPLNIHRSKQGHPVLVQAGSSEPGQLFAARSAEVIFSHKNSLEDSQEFYRSFKSKVVSFGRSADEVHILQGISPIIGETEEIAQQKLDYLESLITDETGLKFLTDYFGGLDLSEHTLQTRSLDIGFGELTGVRFEYEKFRPFVIKENPTLRELYSLLTGSYTVNDFVGTPEKIANNLEKWFVERAVDGFMLMSPLLPSSLEDFVNLVVPLLQERGLFRTEYEGDTLRDHLNLPVPQNRYSLTQSASNK from the coding sequence ATGTCTCGTAAAAGACAAATAAAACTGTCCGCCTATTTGGTGGGAACCGGTATGCATGTAGCATCTTGGAGACATCCTGAAGCTCAGGCGGATGCCAGCATTGATATTGATTATTACAAACATTTGGCTCAAATTGCGGAGAGAGGGAAGTTCGATATTGCCTTTATTGCGGATAGCTTGGCTATCAATGAGGAATCGCACCCGAACATTTTGACCCGCTATGAACCTATCACCTTAATTACAGCGTTAGCAGGGGCAACCTCAAAGATCGGCGTTGTCGCGACAGCCTCCACCTCATACGTGGAGCCCTTTAATTTAGCGCGTCAATTCATGTCCGTCGATCATATCAGCAAGGGCAGAGCCGGTTGGAATATTGTAACGACTAGAGATTTGTCTGGGAATACAGCATTGAATTTCAATGGCAGTGAGCATTTTGAGCATAGCTATCGATATAAAAGGGCCGAAGAATTTATTGATGTGATCAAAGGCTTATGGGATTCATGGGAGGATGACGCCTTTATCCGTGACAAAGAAAGCGGGCAGTTTTTTGATCGCAGCAAGCTTCATAAGCTGGACCATGTAGGCGAGTTTTTCTCGGTGCAGGGGCCGTTAAATATTCATCGCTCCAAACAAGGCCATCCTGTTCTGGTGCAAGCCGGATCTTCGGAGCCTGGACAACTGTTTGCCGCCAGGAGCGCAGAGGTTATTTTTTCACATAAAAATAGCCTCGAGGACTCTCAAGAATTTTACCGTTCATTCAAAAGTAAGGTCGTCTCATTCGGCCGCTCCGCGGATGAAGTTCATATTCTACAAGGCATTTCGCCGATTATTGGGGAAACCGAGGAGATCGCGCAGCAGAAGCTTGACTACTTGGAATCTTTAATAACCGATGAAACAGGCTTAAAGTTTCTGACCGATTATTTCGGAGGCTTGGATTTGAGTGAGCATACGCTCCAAACCCGATCGCTTGATATTGGATTTGGCGAACTAACGGGTGTACGATTCGAATATGAGAAATTTCGTCCTTTCGTTATCAAAGAAAATCCTACCCTTAGAGAACTATACTCTTTGTTAACCGGGTCTTATACCGTCAACGACTTTGTAGGAACACCTGAAAAAATAGCCAATAATTTAGAAAAATGGTTTGTTGAAAGAGCAGTAGACGGCTTTATGCTGATGTCACCGCTTTTGCCGAGCAGTTTGGAGGATTTTGTAAATCTGGTCGTCCCACTTTTGCAGGAGAGAGGTTTATTCAGGACTGAATACGAAGGTGACACGCTTCGTGATCATTTGAATTTGCCGGTGCCCCAAAATCGGTATAGCTTAACACAGTCGGCATCCAATAAGTAA
- a CDS encoding GNAT family N-acetyltransferase, with product MLKDLEIFEASPAQVEEVLAIWLEAAYWMQSKGIDQWRPEHFNRDVVLDYFTNRHIFLAKYNNEYVGSFALQWSDPSVWGDLHNEESGYLHRFAVRRTQAGRGFGGYFLAWIEDYVKSKDKKFLRLDCMAANEVLNTFYCSHDFLIKAPLT from the coding sequence ATGTTAAAGGATTTAGAAATATTTGAAGCCTCGCCAGCTCAAGTAGAAGAGGTGTTAGCGATATGGCTAGAAGCCGCTTATTGGATGCAGTCCAAAGGCATAGACCAATGGCGGCCTGAACATTTTAACCGAGATGTTGTTTTGGACTATTTTACCAATCGGCATATCTTTCTAGCGAAATATAACAATGAATATGTGGGAAGCTTTGCCCTCCAATGGTCCGATCCTAGCGTATGGGGGGATCTACATAACGAGGAATCCGGATATTTGCATCGGTTTGCGGTCCGTAGAACTCAGGCAGGACGCGGATTTGGCGGCTATTTTCTGGCATGGATCGAAGACTATGTGAAATCCAAAGACAAAAAATTCTTGAGACTCGATTGCATGGCTGCCAATGAGGTGTTGAACACATTTTATTGCAGCCATGATTTTCTTATAAAGGCACCTTTGACTTGA
- a CDS encoding GntR family transcriptional regulator, which produces MLPTHASKVNRSSIREQVYHQIQEWIITGILKPGDKLKDQELAEVLGASRTPIREALLRLEEEGMVQTKANSWTQVAPVDFDEAYQLYPIIWSLEKLAVSFAQTNFQAIHVEQLEAFNEGLTQALKNENALDAQKFDHQFHQVFIDLSANKELIRVLDGLKKKLRRHEVTYFNGFLGAAQSVEEHTKFIQAIKTADFAAAAEMIEVNWKESFQRRLSIFENNEMK; this is translated from the coding sequence TTGTTACCTACACATGCATCTAAAGTAAACCGCTCTTCCATACGGGAACAGGTTTACCATCAAATACAAGAATGGATCATAACCGGGATTTTAAAACCTGGGGATAAATTGAAAGATCAAGAATTAGCCGAGGTGTTAGGGGCAAGTCGCACGCCAATTCGTGAGGCTCTTCTACGATTAGAAGAAGAAGGCATGGTGCAAACAAAAGCAAATAGCTGGACACAAGTGGCCCCAGTTGATTTTGATGAAGCTTATCAGCTGTACCCGATTATCTGGTCGCTGGAGAAGCTTGCTGTTTCATTTGCTCAGACAAATTTTCAAGCTATTCATGTAGAGCAGTTAGAAGCATTTAACGAAGGCCTTACTCAGGCTTTGAAAAATGAAAATGCGCTGGATGCACAGAAGTTTGATCATCAATTTCATCAAGTCTTTATCGATTTATCAGCTAACAAAGAGCTTATCCGTGTATTAGATGGTTTGAAGAAAAAGCTTCGCCGTCATGAAGTTACCTACTTCAACGGTTTTTTAGGAGCCGCGCAGTCTGTCGAGGAGCATACGAAATTTATCCAAGCAATAAAAACAGCGGATTTTGCTGCAGCTGCTGAAATGATCGAAGTGAATTGGAAAGAGAGTTTTCAAAGACGTTTATCCATTTTTGAAAATAATGAGATGAAATAA
- a CDS encoding methionine ABC transporter permease: MIQELIELLWPALLETLYMLFWSSIFALIMGIALGVTLVVTEKGGILEATGLHKVISMVINCIRSIPSIILIVLLLPLSRLIVGTTLGPTAAIVSLSIGIAPFLGRIIETSLKEVSIGKIEAAKAVGASPFTVIFRVLIPEALPALVRGVTIAIIAITEFTAIAGAIGAGGLGSLAIRFGYQRFREDVLIATVIIIILLVQIFQWSGDYISRSINKKRFKLD, encoded by the coding sequence ATGATTCAAGAATTGATCGAATTACTCTGGCCTGCTCTTTTAGAAACACTCTATATGCTGTTTTGGTCTTCCATTTTCGCATTGATTATGGGTATTGCACTCGGCGTCACTCTGGTGGTAACGGAGAAAGGCGGTATTCTTGAAGCTACGGGGCTCCATAAAGTCATTAGTATGGTCATTAACTGCATTCGCTCCATTCCTTCTATCATCTTAATCGTCCTGCTGCTGCCTTTATCTCGTTTGATTGTCGGAACCACCTTAGGTCCTACGGCCGCTATTGTCTCACTTTCGATCGGTATCGCACCTTTCTTAGGAAGGATTATCGAAACATCGTTGAAGGAAGTTAGCATTGGGAAAATAGAAGCGGCAAAGGCCGTTGGCGCCTCCCCTTTTACGGTAATATTTAGAGTGCTTATTCCCGAAGCTCTGCCAGCGCTTGTGCGCGGAGTCACGATTGCCATCATCGCCATCACGGAGTTTACGGCCATTGCCGGAGCCATCGGTGCAGGAGGACTCGGCAGTTTGGCCATCCGTTTCGGATATCAGAGATTTCGTGAAGACGTCCTCATCGCAACGGTCATTATCATTATTCTTCTTGTGCAAATTTTTCAGTGGTCAGGAGACTACATCTCTAGATCCATAAATAAAAAACGGTTCAAGCTTGATTAA
- a CDS encoding Zn-dependent hydrolase, with protein sequence MLFKSLNLSIDADRLLGRIRELGQIGRDDDSALTRLAASEADKAGRNALVDWMKDAGLEIAVDRIGNVFGIWRGSDNGDHAPILVGSHIDTVINAGIYDGCYGVLAGVEVIETLRSAGFVPSRPIAVAAFTNEEGVRYAPDMMGSLVFAGGLSVEEALATVGTDGTLLGAELERIGYAGAEEPGFLQPHAYVELHIEQGPVLEREGIPIGAVENLQGISWQRVTIEGVANHAGTTPMAMRHDAGHAAARVMTFLRDRVSGSNAPTVATVGCINFEPNAINVIPSRATFTVDLRDPDEMRLKNEETALADYLIELASAEGVSISVEQLARFEPVIFDNTIVELVEQAAKQRGLSSKRMTSGAGHDAQMIARICPAAMIFVPSAHGISHNPREYTSGPELVNGANILLDVVGKLAGLD encoded by the coding sequence ATGCTTTTTAAAAGTTTAAACCTATCCATCGACGCCGATCGCTTGCTCGGCCGAATTCGTGAGCTCGGGCAGATTGGCCGTGACGATGATAGTGCACTGACGAGGTTGGCCGCCTCCGAAGCCGATAAGGCAGGTCGCAACGCGCTTGTGGATTGGATGAAGGATGCCGGTTTGGAGATTGCGGTTGATCGCATCGGCAATGTTTTCGGCATCTGGCGAGGTTCAGACAATGGCGATCACGCGCCAATCCTGGTTGGCTCGCACATTGACACGGTCATCAATGCCGGTATTTATGACGGCTGCTATGGTGTGCTCGCCGGCGTCGAGGTGATCGAGACCTTGCGGTCGGCTGGATTTGTCCCTTCCCGTCCGATCGCGGTCGCAGCGTTCACCAATGAGGAGGGCGTGCGCTATGCGCCTGACATGATGGGCTCCCTAGTGTTTGCGGGAGGTCTCTCGGTCGAGGAGGCGCTCGCAACAGTGGGCACCGACGGGACCTTGTTAGGTGCAGAGCTTGAGCGTATTGGTTATGCGGGCGCGGAAGAGCCGGGCTTCTTGCAGCCGCACGCCTATGTCGAGCTCCACATCGAACAAGGACCGGTGCTCGAGCGTGAGGGCATCCCGATCGGTGCGGTGGAGAACCTTCAGGGAATCTCGTGGCAGCGCGTTACGATTGAAGGTGTCGCAAACCACGCCGGTACGACACCCATGGCAATGCGACACGATGCAGGACATGCGGCTGCCCGTGTAATGACATTCTTGCGCGACCGAGTCTCCGGCTCGAACGCGCCCACCGTGGCGACGGTCGGCTGCATCAATTTCGAGCCCAATGCGATCAATGTTATCCCGTCGCGTGCCACGTTCACCGTTGACCTGCGCGATCCGGATGAGATGAGATTAAAGAATGAAGAAACTGCACTCGCAGATTATTTAATAGAACTCGCGTCTGCCGAAGGCGTATCGATCTCTGTCGAGCAGCTGGCTCGCTTTGAGCCTGTCATCTTTGACAACACCATCGTCGAGTTGGTAGAGCAGGCCGCCAAGCAGCGGGGACTGAGCTCCAAGCGAATGACGTCTGGCGCAGGCCACGACGCTCAGATGATCGCTCGCATTTGCCCGGCGGCTATGATCTTCGTTCCTAGCGCCCACGGGATCAGCCATAATCCTCGCGAATACACTTCGGGGCCTGAGTTGGTTAACGGTGCCAACATACTGCTTGACGTCGTAGGCAAGCTAGCTGGCCTCGATTAA
- the dpaL gene encoding diaminopropionate ammonia-lyase gives MRDIAEMKYIANEYARKKEINKTRIAFLDKEVVEKVRHFHRSFPEYQVTPLHSLNGLSRKLGVSKIWIKDESYRFGLNAFKVLGGSYAVGQYLAEKLNMDISELSFEKLRSKEMKEILGDITFVTATDGNHGRGIAWAANQLGQKSVVFMPKGSSGIRLNHIRKEGAEASITDLNYDDAVRLANQYADEHNGVLIQDSAWEGYEKIPAWIMQGYCTLIDEAMEQMKASGQESPTHVFLQAGVGSFAGSIQGYLLSQFGEDRPITIIVEPNEAACLFKSVSKNDGKPHAVTGNLSTIMAGLACGEPSTIAWEILRDYADMYIACPDHVSAKGMRMLGNPIAGDPKVISGESGAVGLGVLSLILEENDFPEIAEKININKDSNILIISTEGDTDPESYRKIVWDGIYPSIYSK, from the coding sequence ATGAGGGATATAGCAGAAATGAAATATATTGCAAATGAGTATGCCCGAAAAAAAGAAATCAATAAAACGCGTATCGCATTTTTGGATAAAGAAGTTGTAGAAAAAGTTAGACATTTTCACAGGAGTTTTCCCGAATATCAAGTAACTCCACTGCATAGCTTAAACGGATTGTCACGAAAACTAGGCGTTAGTAAGATATGGATCAAAGACGAATCCTACAGATTTGGACTTAATGCTTTTAAAGTATTGGGCGGATCCTATGCTGTAGGACAATATTTGGCAGAAAAATTGAACATGGATATTTCAGAGCTTTCTTTTGAAAAACTAAGATCGAAAGAAATGAAAGAAATACTCGGGGATATTACTTTTGTGACAGCTACGGATGGGAATCATGGAAGAGGGATTGCCTGGGCGGCAAATCAGCTAGGACAAAAATCAGTCGTATTTATGCCAAAAGGTTCATCAGGAATACGATTAAATCATATTAGAAAAGAAGGAGCAGAAGCTTCTATAACGGATTTAAATTATGATGATGCGGTAAGATTGGCAAATCAATATGCAGATGAACATAATGGTGTATTGATACAAGACAGTGCTTGGGAAGGCTATGAAAAAATCCCCGCGTGGATTATGCAAGGATACTGTACGCTTATTGATGAAGCAATGGAACAGATGAAGGCTTCTGGACAAGAGAGTCCTACTCATGTATTTCTTCAAGCTGGGGTTGGTTCTTTTGCCGGAAGTATACAAGGATATTTGTTATCTCAATTTGGTGAGGATAGACCTATAACGATCATTGTTGAGCCCAATGAAGCTGCTTGCCTATTTAAATCTGTTTCAAAAAATGATGGGAAGCCTCATGCAGTAACAGGTAATTTGTCTACTATAATGGCAGGGCTTGCTTGCGGTGAGCCTAGTACAATTGCTTGGGAAATTTTAAGAGATTATGCGGATATGTATATAGCTTGTCCTGATCATGTGTCGGCGAAGGGGATGAGAATGCTGGGAAATCCAATAGCTGGTGATCCTAAAGTTATTTCAGGCGAATCCGGTGCCGTCGGTTTGGGCGTTTTAAGTTTGATTTTGGAAGAAAATGATTTTCCTGAAATCGCTGAAAAAATAAATATTAACAAGGATTCAAACATTCTCATTATTAGCACAGAGGGAGATACAGACCCTGAAAGTTACAGGAAAATAGTGTGGGATGGCATCTATCCATCTATTTATTCCAAATAA